The Mangifera indica cultivar Alphonso chromosome 8, CATAS_Mindica_2.1, whole genome shotgun sequence genome has a window encoding:
- the LOC123224015 gene encoding uncharacterized protein LOC123224015, with protein sequence MANRLKVLLPQFINKAQGAFVGGRSIGENILLCQELMQGYHKDTLEKKCAIKIDIMKAYDSLNWDFLLAALNTIDIPQTFITWIRSCITSPKFSVGLNGELVGFFKSTRGLREASLDDLWYMRNHLTWSNCSEGQRRIACKLDRALVNEYWRDAFVDSFANFLNPSISDHSPCIVTCGGIEERRKVPFKLYNMWAKHESFLSIVREAWKEDFSGSPMFHLVNKLKRLKGELRKVNRDGFWKISDKVLEAKDMVEDIQNRLHNNPFDEDLAKEEKVWLENYSRLSGAEESLACQKTKVHWLKEGDQNTKYFFKCIKAHRNRNYINGVCLEDGTFVSAMGDVKKEFVSYFKKVLNSLDSCNPNIEEIKRLVTFQMKPQDRETMIKDVEEDEIKSIIFAMDNNKATGPDGYGAYFFARTIGL encoded by the exons atggcaaaccgccTCAAGGTCCTTCTTCCGCAGTTCATAAACAAAGCTCAAGGAGCCTTTGTGGGAGGCCgtagcattggtgaaaacatccttctatgccaagagcttatgcagGGATACCATAAGGACACTcttgaaaagaaatgtgccataaagattgatattatgaaagcttatgacTCTTTGAATTGGGATTTCTTACTTGCTGCTCTTAATACCATTGACATACCGCAAACTTTCATAACTTGGATAAGGAGTTGCATCACTAGTCCTAAGTTTTCAGTGGGcttaaatggtgaacttgtgggcttcttcaaaagtactAGGGGGCTAAG agaggctaGTTTAGATGACCTTTGGTATATGAGGAACCATCTCACATGGAGTAATTGCAGTGAAGGGCAAAGGAGGATAGCTTGTAAATTGGATAGAGCACTTGTCAATGAATATTGGAGAGATGCCTTTGTAGATTCTTTTGCTAACTTTCTCAACCCTTCTATCTCAGATCACTCTCCATGTATTGTGACTTGTGGGGGTATTGAAGAAAGGAGGAAGGTCCCTTTCAAATTATACAACATGTGGGCGAAACATGAAAGCTTCCTTAGTATTGttagggaggcttggaaagaggatttcaGTGGCAGCCCTATGTTCCATCTTGTTAACAAacttaagagattaaaaggagaATTAAGGAAGGTAAATAGGGATGGCTTTTGGAAAATTTCAGATAAGGTGTTAGAAGCTAAAGATATGGTGGAGGATATTCAGAATAGGCTTCATAATAACCCTTTTGATGAAGacttagctaaggaagaaaaggtttggCTGGAGAATTATAGTAGGCTTAGTGGGGCAGAAGAATCTTTGGCTTGCCAAAAAACAAAGGTCCATTGGCTCAAAGAAGGggatcaaaacaccaaatacttcttcaaatgcattaaaGCTCACAGGaatagaaattatattaatggTGTGTGCCTTGAAGATGGAACTTTTGTAAGTGCCATGGGAGATGTAAAGAAGGAATTTGTTAGCTACTTCAAGAAGGTACTCAACTCCTTGGATTCATGTAATCCTAATattgaagagattaaaaggCTGGTTACTTTTCAAATGAAGCCTCAAGATAGGGAGACCATGATCAAGGATGTGGAGGAGGAtgaaatcaaatccataatctttgccatggacaacaataaagctacCGGTCCGGATGGTTATGGTGCATATTTTtttgcaaggactataggcctatag